The Methylocystis sp. ATCC 49242 region TTCTTACTGATGTCCCGAGCCCGTGATGCGCGGGAGCGTCTCGAACTGGTGGAACGGCGGCGGCGAAGGCAGCGTCCACTCCAGCGTCGTCGCGCCGGCGCCCCAGGGATTCGCGCCGGCGACGCGCTTCTTCAGGAAGGCCTCGATGACCGTGTAGAAGAAGAACACCATGCTGATCGCGCCGATAAACGCGCCGATCGACGACAGATAGTTCCAGGTCGCGAAAGCGTCCGGATAGTCGATGTAACGGCGCGGCATGCCCGCAAGACCGAGGAAGTGCTGCGGGAAGAACGTCAGATTGATGCCGATGAACAGCACAGCGAAGTGAATCTTCGACAGCGTCTCGTTGTAGAGATAGCCGGTCATCTTCGGGAACCAGTAGTAGAAGCCCGCAAAGACTCCGAACACCGCGCCGAGCGACATGGTGTAGTGGAAGTGCGCGACCACGTAATAGGTCTCGTGCAGCTGACGGTCGGCGCTCGCATTGGCCAGCACGACGCCAGTGACGCCGCCCATGGTGAACACGAAGATGAAGCCGATCGCCCAGATCATCGGCGCGCGGAAGGAGATCGACCCGCCCCACATCGTCGCGATCCAGGAGAAGATCTTGATGCCCGTCGGCACCGCGATCACCATGGTCGCGAAGACGAAGTAACGCTGCGCGTTCAGCGACAGACCGACCGTATACATGTGGTGCGCCCACACGATGCAGCCGAGGAAGCCGATGCAGACCATGGCGTAGGCCATGCCGAGGTAGCCGAAGACCGGCTTCTTGGAGAAGGTCGACACGATGTGGCTGATGAGGCCGAAGGCGGGCAGGATCAGAACATAGACTTCGGGATGGCCGAAGAACCAGAACAGATGCTGGAACAGCAGCGGGTCGCCGCCGCCGGCCGGATCATAGAACATGGTGC contains the following coding sequences:
- the ctaD gene encoding cytochrome c oxidase subunit I, yielding MASSTTAGAHDHPRGLRRFLFSTNHKDIGTLYLILAVIGGMVGLLMSVAIRAELMNPGITIFPGLAQLINKADPSMALDAGKNLYNVFITAHGVLMIFFMVMPALMGGFANWFVPIMIGAPDMAFPRLNNISFWFLAVSLILLVMSMFVDGAPGMMGFGGGWVFYPPLSSNIGHPGPAMDFVILSLHLAGASSILGSINFITTIFNMRAPGMTLHKMPLFAWAMLVTAFLLVLTLPVLAGAITMLLTDRNFGTMFYDPAGGGDPLLFQHLFWFFGHPEVYVLILPAFGLISHIVSTFSKKPVFGYLGMAYAMVCIGFLGCIVWAHHMYTVGLSLNAQRYFVFATMVIAVPTGIKIFSWIATMWGGSISFRAPMIWAIGFIFVFTMGGVTGVVLANASADRQLHETYYVVAHFHYTMSLGAVFGVFAGFYYWFPKMTGYLYNETLSKIHFAVLFIGINLTFFPQHFLGLAGMPRRYIDYPDAFATWNYLSSIGAFIGAISMVFFFYTVIEAFLKKRVAGANPWGAGATTLEWTLPSPPPFHQFETLPRITGSGHQ